From bacterium, one genomic window encodes:
- a CDS encoding aldo/keto reductase: MKKRKLGSQGLQVSELGLGCMGMSYAYHPVEEADSLKVLDRALELGINFFDTAEAYGPFKNEELLAKAFKGRRDRLVLATKVAWKEGKAGPENLDGSPAALQKAVEGCLSRLQTPVIDLLYLHRADPKVPIEESVGAMAQLVKQGKVRYLGLSEVGPNTIRKAHAVHPITCLQSEYSLWETAIEDGILPVLRELGMGLVPFSPVGRGFLTGAIKSYEDLGPNDMRRNLPRFQGENFKENIKLVEEVTKLAKTRGATATQAALAWLMNQGEDIVPIPGTTQVKHLEENVAACDIPFTSEDFRAIDGILEKFRVSGNRYNESMAKMVNKD, encoded by the coding sequence ATGAAAAAACGCAAACTAGGCTCCCAGGGTCTCCAGGTTTCCGAACTCGGGTTGGGATGCATGGGCATGAGCTATGCTTACCATCCGGTCGAGGAGGCGGATTCCCTCAAGGTCCTGGACCGGGCTTTGGAACTGGGCATCAATTTCTTCGACACCGCCGAAGCCTATGGGCCTTTCAAGAACGAGGAACTCCTGGCGAAAGCCTTCAAGGGCCGCCGCGACAGGCTGGTCCTGGCCACCAAGGTGGCCTGGAAAGAGGGGAAGGCCGGGCCTGAGAACCTGGATGGTTCCCCCGCCGCCCTCCAAAAGGCGGTCGAGGGATGCCTTTCCAGGCTCCAGACCCCTGTCATCGACCTTCTTTATCTCCACCGGGCCGACCCCAAGGTCCCCATCGAGGAATCGGTCGGCGCCATGGCCCAATTGGTGAAGCAAGGCAAGGTCCGCTACCTGGGGTTGAGCGAGGTGGGACCCAATACGATCCGAAAAGCCCACGCGGTCCATCCCATCACCTGTCTGCAGAGCGAGTATTCCCTTTGGGAGACGGCCATTGAGGATGGGATCCTGCCGGTCCTGCGGGAATTGGGCATGGGCCTGGTACCCTTCAGCCCGGTGGGCCGGGGATTCTTGACCGGGGCCATCAAGAGTTATGAGGATCTGGGGCCCAATGATATGCGGCGTAACCTGCCGCGGTTCCAGGGCGAGAACTTCAAGGAGAACATCAAGCTGGTGGAGGAAGTGACGAAGCTGGCCAAGACCAGGGGGGCCACCGCCACCCAGGCCGCCTTAGCTTGGCTCATGAACCAGGGGGAGGACATTGTTCCCATCCCCGGCACGACCCAGGTGAAGCATTTGGAGGAGAATGTGGCGGCCTGTGACATCCCCTTCACTTCCGAGGACTTCAGGGCCATTGATGGGATCTTGGAAAAATTCCGGGTTTCCGGGAACCGCTACAATGAATCCATGGCGAAGATGGTGAATAAGGACTGA
- a CDS encoding FliG C-terminal domain-containing protein: protein MADQPELNEILERLEAVEHKLGVYYVPNAEPILEELCEKLEPMTLQAILREVDAKVLAQAMMGYKTPALKNLQKAMSKKSWEMIQDDVHYFLKLGVSEAAIRTARLEMMSIIKKLEAHGAVVLHVKESSAELEDWKKQSQETGTLFKKVEGLEVWKKDILDRI, encoded by the coding sequence ATGGCGGACCAACCGGAATTGAACGAGATCCTTGAGAGACTGGAAGCCGTCGAGCATAAATTAGGCGTTTACTATGTGCCCAACGCCGAGCCCATCCTGGAAGAACTCTGCGAGAAGCTCGAGCCTATGACCCTCCAGGCCATCCTGCGGGAGGTGGACGCCAAGGTCCTGGCCCAGGCCATGATGGGTTACAAGACCCCCGCCCTCAAGAACCTCCAAAAGGCCATGTCCAAGAAGAGCTGGGAGATGATCCAGGACGACGTGCATTACTTCCTGAAATTGGGCGTCAGCGAGGCCGCCATCCGCACGGCCCGGCTTGAGATGATGAGCATCATCAAGAAGCTGGAAGCCCATGGGGCCGTCGTCCTTCATGTGAAGGAGAGCAGCGCGGAATTGGAGGATTGGAAGAAGCAGAGCCAGGAAACAGGGACCTTGTTCAAGAAGGTCGAGGGGTTGGAGGTTTGGAAGAAGGATATTTTGGACAGGATCTAA
- a CDS encoding methyltransferase domain-containing protein encodes MREWHDKFFAGTYTRILAHTFTKHATREQARGIKHLLGLRKGQKVLDLPCGQGRVTLALARMGIRAIGVDRQPHYIRRAKTLGHRAHLKAEFQVGDMRETSFQGEFDAAFNWFGSFGYFNARQNKKVLANFFRALKPGGRFVLQCPNKDWIKRNFKPVMEATIAGIRMTQRNRWEAKDRSIRTYWTFQSKTKTDRYVSVMHQYDKKDLARLLKSVGFRKIRFFGGLSGKPLHEDSAGIIAVAAKPK; translated from the coding sequence ATGCGGGAATGGCATGACAAATTCTTTGCCGGAACCTACACCCGGATCCTGGCGCATACCTTCACGAAACACGCCACCCGGGAGCAGGCCCGCGGCATCAAACACCTCCTGGGCCTGCGGAAGGGCCAAAAGGTCTTGGACCTGCCCTGCGGACAAGGACGGGTGACCTTGGCCCTGGCCCGGATGGGCATCCGGGCCATCGGCGTGGATCGCCAACCTCATTACATTCGCCGGGCCAAAACTTTGGGACACCGGGCCCACCTCAAGGCGGAGTTTCAGGTGGGCGATATGCGGGAAACGTCTTTTCAGGGCGAATTCGACGCCGCCTTCAATTGGTTCGGCAGTTTCGGTTATTTTAACGCCCGGCAGAACAAGAAGGTCCTGGCGAATTTCTTCCGGGCCCTGAAGCCCGGCGGTCGATTTGTCCTGCAGTGCCCCAATAAGGACTGGATCAAGCGGAACTTCAAGCCGGTCATGGAAGCCACCATCGCGGGCATCCGGATGACCCAAAGGAACCGTTGGGAAGCCAAGGACCGGAGCATCCGGACTTATTGGACTTTCCAATCGAAGACCAAGACCGATCGCTATGTCTCGGTCATGCATCAATACGATAAAAAGGATCTGGCCCGCTTGCTAAAAAGCGTCGGCTTCCGAAAAATAAGATTCTTCGGAGGCCTTTCGGGCAAGCCCCTCCACGAGGACTCCGCCGGGATCATCGCGGTCGCGGCCAAACCCAAGTGA
- a CDS encoding carbon starvation protein A, with protein sequence MNVLPLILTALLVMIIAYRYYSYFLATKVVVLDDRRATPAHLLNDGHNYHPTNKWVLMGHHFAAIAGAGPLIGPVLAAQFGFVPSFIWLLAGVCLAGAVHDFMILAASIRRKGRSLVDILRHEISPLSSVMGAIAIFIIVILALAGLGMAVVNALKASPWGVFSIAATIPIAFLVGFWMRKGPSAIVPASIVGVALVFFAVVFGDHIPGSPLAPYFTFSREGVIGALAIYGFLASVLPVWMLLTPRDYLSSYMKVGTIALLVLGIIVVAPDLHMPAFGYVDGGGPIIPGKLFPFVFITIACGAISGFHALVSSGTTPKMLDKESDARVIGYGSMLMEGLVGIVALLSTSALFPGDYYAINLPADKFAALGLTPVNLQALSQAVGENVAGRPGGAVSLALGFAQIFSGFPGLERLMGYFYHFMIMFEALFILTTIDAGTRVARFLVQEFFGRFYKPLEDTNWMPGTVLSTALVVFLWAWLIWGGSVATIWPMFGTANQLLASIALAASTSALINSGRTHYIWATLVPMLFVAVTTLSACWLNITDNFLPLAAAHPDKAFQAYANVAATVIIMVCAVVVLWESGHRWYQILALKKHPKAVHDKAHKGHELPDYGCC encoded by the coding sequence ATGAACGTCCTGCCCCTCATCCTGACCGCCCTTCTGGTCATGATCATCGCCTACCGCTACTACAGCTACTTCCTGGCCACCAAGGTGGTGGTGCTCGACGACCGGCGCGCCACCCCCGCCCATCTGCTGAACGACGGGCACAACTACCACCCCACCAACAAATGGGTCCTGATGGGCCACCACTTCGCCGCTATCGCGGGGGCGGGCCCCCTCATTGGCCCGGTCCTGGCCGCCCAGTTCGGCTTCGTGCCCAGCTTCATCTGGCTGCTGGCGGGCGTCTGCCTGGCCGGCGCCGTGCATGATTTCATGATCCTGGCCGCTTCCATCCGCAGGAAAGGCCGCTCGCTCGTGGATATCCTCCGCCACGAGATCAGCCCCCTCTCGTCCGTGATGGGCGCCATCGCCATCTTCATCATCGTCATCCTGGCCCTGGCGGGCCTGGGGATGGCCGTCGTGAACGCCCTGAAGGCCAGTCCCTGGGGCGTCTTCTCCATCGCGGCCACCATTCCCATCGCCTTCCTGGTGGGCTTTTGGATGCGCAAAGGCCCCTCGGCCATCGTCCCGGCCAGCATCGTGGGGGTAGCCCTGGTCTTCTTCGCCGTGGTCTTCGGGGACCATATCCCCGGTTCCCCCCTCGCCCCCTACTTCACCTTCTCCCGGGAAGGCGTCATCGGGGCCCTGGCGATCTACGGTTTCCTGGCTTCCGTGCTCCCCGTCTGGATGCTCCTCACTCCCCGGGACTACCTGAGCTCTTATATGAAGGTGGGGACCATCGCCTTGCTGGTGCTGGGGATCATCGTCGTGGCCCCGGACCTGCATATGCCCGCCTTCGGCTATGTGGACGGCGGAGGGCCCATCATCCCGGGCAAGCTCTTCCCCTTCGTTTTCATCACCATCGCCTGCGGGGCCATCTCGGGTTTCCACGCCCTGGTCTCCTCGGGCACCACCCCCAAGATGCTCGATAAGGAATCGGACGCGCGGGTGATCGGCTATGGCTCCATGCTCATGGAGGGCCTGGTCGGCATCGTGGCGCTCCTGTCCACCAGCGCCCTTTTCCCCGGCGACTACTACGCCATCAACCTGCCCGCCGACAAGTTCGCCGCCCTGGGACTGACCCCCGTGAACCTGCAGGCCCTGTCCCAGGCGGTCGGCGAGAACGTGGCGGGCCGGCCCGGCGGGGCCGTGTCCCTGGCCCTCGGTTTCGCCCAGATCTTCAGCGGCTTCCCCGGCTTGGAGCGGCTCATGGGCTACTTCTACCATTTCATGATCATGTTCGAGGCCCTCTTCATCCTCACCACCATCGACGCGGGTACCCGCGTGGCGCGTTTCCTGGTGCAGGAATTCTTCGGGCGCTTCTACAAGCCCCTGGAGGACACCAACTGGATGCCCGGGACCGTCCTTTCCACCGCTTTGGTCGTCTTCCTTTGGGCCTGGCTCATCTGGGGCGGATCGGTCGCCACCATCTGGCCCATGTTCGGCACCGCCAACCAGCTCTTGGCCTCCATCGCCCTGGCCGCCTCCACCAGTGCCCTCATCAATTCGGGCCGCACCCATTACATCTGGGCGACCTTGGTGCCCATGCTTTTCGTGGCGGTCACCACCCTCTCGGCCTGCTGGCTGAACATCACCGATAACTTCCTGCCCTTGGCGGCCGCCCATCCGGACAAGGCCTTCCAGGCCTACGCCAACGTGGCCGCGACGGTCATCATCATGGTCTGCGCGGTGGTGGTGCTGTGGGAATCGGGCCATCGCTGGTACCAGATCCTGGCCTTGAAAAAACACCCCAAGGCCGTCCACGACAAGGCCCACAAGGGCCATGAATTGCCGGATTATGGATGTTGTTGA
- a CDS encoding MFS transporter has translation MKDPYPSGGIWLAVFVAALGYFVDAYDIMLFSIVRNQSLDGLGIPADQALEVGVRLLNWQLAGFLLGGLFWGILGDKKGRLSVLFGSIILYSVANIANGFVHGVESYSFWRFLAGVGLSGELGAGVTLVSELMPREKRGWGTTLITTVGVTGVLVAALVGQRFDWRTAYFVGGGMGLVLLVLRLGVRESGLFLALEKKTGASKGDFFQFFRYPRKGLIFLSLILATFPVWFIAGVLLTFCPEIGKGMGMTELPSPGRAIFFAYLGLPLGDLASGTLSQLFQNRKKVIASFLVLNALSVTSTLLWGGTSLTVFYALCGCMGFSAGFWAVAVTSAAEQFGTNLRATVATSGPNFVRGLTIPVTLAFKALIPVWGVLGSASALAALVLAAAFFGLSNLKETYGIDLDYMD, from the coding sequence ATGAAAGATCCATACCCCTCCGGCGGTATATGGTTGGCCGTCTTCGTGGCGGCCCTGGGTTACTTCGTCGACGCCTACGACATCATGCTTTTCTCCATCGTCCGCAACCAAAGCCTCGACGGGCTCGGCATCCCCGCGGACCAGGCCCTGGAAGTGGGCGTGCGGCTCTTGAACTGGCAGTTGGCGGGTTTCCTCCTGGGCGGTCTCTTCTGGGGCATCCTGGGCGATAAGAAGGGCCGGCTTTCCGTCCTTTTCGGTTCCATCATCCTTTATTCCGTCGCCAACATCGCCAACGGCTTCGTCCACGGCGTTGAAAGTTATTCCTTCTGGCGCTTCCTCGCCGGGGTCGGCCTCTCGGGGGAACTGGGCGCGGGCGTCACCCTGGTCAGCGAGCTGATGCCCCGGGAAAAACGGGGCTGGGGTACCACCCTCATCACCACCGTGGGGGTCACGGGCGTGCTGGTGGCCGCCTTGGTGGGCCAGCGTTTCGATTGGCGCACCGCCTATTTTGTGGGCGGGGGCATGGGACTGGTCCTGTTGGTGCTCCGGCTGGGAGTGCGGGAGTCGGGGCTTTTCCTGGCCCTGGAGAAGAAGACGGGCGCCTCGAAAGGGGATTTCTTCCAGTTCTTCCGATATCCCCGTAAGGGCTTGATCTTCCTAAGCCTCATCCTCGCCACCTTCCCGGTCTGGTTCATCGCGGGAGTGCTTCTGACCTTCTGTCCCGAGATCGGGAAGGGCATGGGGATGACGGAACTTCCCTCGCCCGGGCGGGCCATTTTCTTCGCCTACCTGGGACTCCCCCTGGGGGATCTCGCGAGCGGGACCTTGAGCCAGTTGTTCCAGAACCGCAAGAAGGTCATCGCCTCCTTCCTGGTCCTCAACGCCCTCTCCGTCACCTCCACCCTGCTCTGGGGCGGCACCTCCCTCACCGTCTTCTATGCCCTTTGCGGCTGCATGGGCTTCTCGGCGGGTTTCTGGGCGGTGGCCGTCACCTCGGCCGCCGAGCAGTTCGGGACCAACCTGCGGGCCACCGTGGCCACCTCCGGCCCCAACTTCGTGCGGGGATTGACGATCCCCGTGACCTTGGCCTTCAAGGCCCTCATCCCGGTCTGGGGCGTCCTGGGCAGTGCGTCGGCCCTCGCGGCCCTTGTCCTGGCGGCCGCCTTCTTCGGCCTGAGCAACTTGAAGGAGACCTACGGCATCGACCTGGATTACATGGATTGA